A window of Haloarchaeobius litoreus contains these coding sequences:
- a CDS encoding ATP-binding protein, translated as MSRSESAETLYCPHLQDVDDGTLQELFSKVAAVRSQNRELFDFTHRRIDVYSKGGDGSDVVSEDEVFEKFKEGRKENFATVIEGEVGTGKSELCAYLAHRLKDAGRPLLHVDKEDDLMTLLSDRLPDFYEEQFGEEMEGAADFQQLRDDIESMPQVVANSAVSNAILNLRQRGGSVSVESGQEDEIREFVQGKLKLLVEKGEYAQQIQFITDQEYKQNEFLQIFDHTPASEAVDLYNEELWRVVRGRYETASLSEVLKQVGAEFTDRRPVIVFEDFSITAMEAGQLAKFIESDQTESPWDFIIAGTRDSTAPLGTRTAESRYEYYQTNERNSQEVLFLDTDSAVDFVRPYLGYFKSFDGSVRYDRDPETGTFELLPAKSGSRCADCGLCDESFRDLFPFNKPFLKRIYAGMAEEDKQSPREFIMTVFDVLSRYYEGKVAVPSDAKELRSLVNRVSVADAVYEQAESFAHLARWYGVVNDDENRVEIDKRLGEVFGLLEPVEDVPDAVTVTEASIYVPAVGGDDGGGGGSRTGKDDGGDGGNDGGGNDTGGDVGPVEQEFQELAPLLDTWRNAPEKSRETTKYLERGLEDALKRLTDDYALYEGTDLEYRLSSQKRPFVFSIMETQRDEDQILIDPEEFRLSNLRTLLRFGIEREMQPRSAKYDVALEALGTQLTEYARSWREQVRFHNLERDEVLYKGYQNYDFDDFVLAAYAYVVMLDDPWEELTAERVCNRFDEGEYELDKSVRSFLEDELEREAVDAIESFLAAGSHLEAMAGELFGLGGSDLDKLRVERWFRKQSPRDVLNQLGRGYIQNIESRVRFDGGPKLRDLADTAYDVRGALDEVRPRYRDDTVENVLSDLRGISMPNLQSMVSNLQTYNVDPDVMEPLTQFSEVSQSTVDEATSAAELADSLRTGSKFASVQATLASVKLERATVYERYQAVPLKSGGNVDGLGKQFQEVAEYYVE; from the coding sequence ATGAGTCGTTCCGAGTCCGCAGAGACGCTCTACTGTCCACATCTTCAGGACGTCGACGATGGCACACTCCAGGAGCTGTTCAGCAAGGTCGCCGCGGTTCGATCGCAGAACCGCGAGCTGTTCGACTTCACGCATCGTAGGATTGACGTCTACTCGAAAGGCGGAGATGGGAGCGACGTCGTCAGCGAGGACGAGGTGTTCGAGAAGTTCAAAGAGGGACGTAAGGAGAACTTCGCGACGGTCATCGAAGGTGAGGTCGGGACGGGGAAGTCGGAGCTGTGCGCGTATCTCGCGCATCGACTGAAGGACGCCGGACGTCCGCTGCTACACGTCGACAAGGAAGACGACCTGATGACGCTGTTGAGCGATCGGCTCCCGGACTTCTACGAGGAGCAATTCGGTGAGGAAATGGAGGGCGCGGCCGACTTCCAGCAGCTACGCGACGACATCGAGTCGATGCCGCAGGTGGTCGCGAACAGCGCGGTGTCGAATGCGATTCTGAACTTGCGACAGCGCGGTGGTAGCGTCTCCGTCGAATCGGGTCAGGAAGACGAGATTCGAGAGTTCGTTCAAGGAAAGCTGAAGCTACTCGTCGAGAAGGGCGAGTACGCACAGCAGATTCAGTTCATCACGGATCAGGAGTACAAGCAAAACGAGTTCCTCCAGATTTTCGACCATACGCCCGCGAGCGAAGCGGTCGATTTGTACAACGAGGAGCTGTGGCGCGTCGTGCGCGGTCGATACGAGACGGCGTCGCTGTCGGAGGTCCTGAAACAGGTCGGTGCCGAGTTCACTGACAGGCGGCCAGTGATCGTGTTCGAGGACTTCTCGATAACCGCGATGGAAGCCGGGCAGCTCGCGAAGTTCATCGAGAGCGATCAGACCGAGAGTCCGTGGGACTTCATCATCGCCGGGACTCGGGATTCGACGGCCCCGCTGGGGACGCGAACCGCCGAATCCCGCTACGAGTACTATCAGACGAACGAACGGAACTCGCAAGAAGTGCTGTTCCTTGACACGGACAGCGCGGTGGATTTCGTGCGACCCTACCTCGGCTACTTCAAGTCGTTCGACGGGAGCGTCCGGTACGACCGAGACCCGGAGACTGGGACGTTCGAACTGCTGCCCGCAAAGAGTGGGTCGAGGTGTGCCGATTGTGGACTCTGCGACGAATCGTTCCGGGACCTGTTCCCGTTCAACAAGCCGTTCCTGAAGCGCATCTACGCGGGGATGGCGGAGGAAGACAAGCAGTCCCCCCGCGAGTTCATCATGACCGTGTTCGACGTCCTGAGTCGGTACTACGAGGGGAAGGTAGCGGTACCCTCGGACGCGAAGGAACTCCGATCGCTCGTCAACCGCGTGTCAGTCGCCGACGCCGTGTACGAGCAGGCGGAGTCGTTCGCGCACCTCGCTCGCTGGTACGGCGTCGTGAACGACGACGAGAACCGCGTCGAGATCGACAAACGGCTGGGGGAGGTGTTCGGGCTCCTCGAACCGGTCGAAGACGTCCCGGACGCGGTCACGGTCACGGAAGCGTCCATCTACGTTCCGGCCGTCGGAGGAGACGACGGCGGGGGCGGTGGTTCAAGGACAGGGAAGGACGACGGGGGCGATGGTGGTAACGACGGTGGTGGCAACGATACCGGAGGCGACGTCGGCCCTGTCGAGCAAGAGTTCCAGGAGCTGGCACCGTTGCTCGACACGTGGCGGAACGCGCCGGAGAAGTCACGGGAGACCACGAAGTACCTCGAGCGCGGACTCGAAGACGCGTTGAAGCGTCTCACGGACGACTACGCACTCTACGAGGGGACGGACCTCGAGTACCGGCTGAGTAGCCAAAAACGCCCGTTCGTGTTCTCCATCATGGAGACCCAGCGGGATGAAGACCAGATACTGATCGACCCAGAAGAGTTCCGGCTCTCGAACCTCCGGACGCTCCTCCGCTTCGGGATCGAACGGGAGATGCAGCCCCGTAGCGCAAAGTACGACGTCGCTCTCGAAGCACTCGGCACGCAACTCACGGAGTACGCGCGGAGTTGGCGAGAACAGGTACGGTTCCACAATCTAGAACGGGACGAAGTCCTCTACAAGGGCTACCAGAACTACGACTTTGACGACTTCGTGCTCGCAGCGTACGCGTACGTCGTGATGCTGGACGACCCATGGGAAGAACTGACCGCGGAACGCGTCTGTAATCGCTTTGACGAAGGGGAGTACGAACTCGATAAGTCAGTTCGTTCGTTCCTCGAGGACGAGTTGGAACGCGAAGCCGTCGACGCCATCGAGTCGTTCCTCGCCGCTGGCTCACACCTCGAGGCGATGGCTGGCGAACTGTTCGGTCTCGGTGGGTCCGACCTCGACAAGCTCCGAGTCGAACGCTGGTTCCGTAAGCAATCGCCGCGCGATGTGCTCAACCAACTCGGCCGTGGGTACATCCAGAATATTGAGAGCCGAGTGCGCTTCGACGGCGGACCCAAGCTCCGTGACCTCGCGGACACGGCATACGACGTACGAGGTGCGCTCGACGAAGTCCGACCGCGGTATCGCGACGATACGGTCGAGAACGTGCTCTCTGACCTGCGAGGAATCTCGATGCCGAACCTGCAGTCGATGGTCTCCAACCTGCAGACGTACAACGTCGACCCGGACGTGATGGAACCGCTCACGCAATTCTCTGAGGTTTCGCAGTCGACGGTCGACGAAGCGACATCGGCCGCCGAGCTCGCGGACTCGCTCCGGACGGGATCGAAGTTTGCATCGGTTCAGGCGACGCTCGCGAGCGTAAAACTCGAACGGGCAACCGTTTACGAGCGGTATCAGGCGGTACCGTTGAAGTCCGGTGGGAACGTCGATGGTCTCGGCAAGCAGTTCCAGGAGGTGGCAGAGTACTATGTCGAATAA
- a CDS encoding DEAD/DEAH box helicase, protein MQYIDSNTNLGRIPDDVGPLLQAMLANKQIRNASHDDAEHVTEAVKYERERQARRLTSPYTGDDEFVESIIDIFGFDPLDFQVDSWQTVDKLARECRTENQTKAGIFSAPTGFGKTEAFLGPLYQLIREDRQDAIAIVYPSRALLQDQLGRILEHLHGLKTEHDDQLSVGCYVGGMPWKRSDVGQKGFFEQTDGRPRFNLSNCWCSEGEDSHAFELHGTSKSYVLQCEHDESHRFTDQEVILARSDLVFESQPDIVLTTLESLENFAHKPHYPLIDQFGTIVLDEVHLYTGLRGAHAAKIIENVNSISEDPLLWLGSSATIDDPARFGRQIFGLSSQNISTTEPPTSDFDESHNDHEHYYFMLAPEDGPGVTSMSIQQSMLLGHTMLQDEDGTRSKQLSFIDSISQINQQHVQLQDADGANRLWEYHRNDEFDEDWDGVANAMGQRFIDEPLDFTPVYSEMGFDKETASRSDILLSTNFLEVGIDVGEIKIVTQHRTPWDLSSFLQRAGRAARKPGMDSHIAVYLSSLTGDANMFYRADRFLGSDIRTPLNPNNRVVEWMHSRFHRYYKRVSDINDRKFRSELEKHATFLEEYLVDELGYNEYYRLLIKPQEFFEDWFGIEVTADRVLSTQVLEDLQTSLEAYKTDANEDVGDIEAYFDMENGDVVRGPDAIETFVLEVQSQTFRVINTFSGQVSGFEKKLQRHDVTEHNTLIRELETALTDAKSRAQTVPDNPTDAVRHFSGLLAELFGLTGTLMQLRNHVNRVSEEPVPQVNQDRLSSLKRTVDQLETLCEDDRLEEHYREEQQFHYLETALSNVGSYLKGGTPFNSLYRIKDLLRGAYYFDLFLQSEGKQLDEEVWFVPPDYYGGAGQFVEVYHENAIRDRPEESIDQVVSTYAPYRSEYQSEPHMMQAFLPKTEVTEDGVVMDYTGDVVGEEQDGVLVPDTLQLSEMRDLSGEKAQEIVQYCPECFQILQGDIDACLRHGHRAYGKIHSQPHVDTTVTERTPVESTGDLMLGDLQAQVSLESVTLEITPGKYYGENIGVSFDSNADRFTQELESPDPPLGFTTRTRGLVYDLTPFMNDLDDAVEEYASRYKDFDDHSLEFVTYHTAAHFFMQLVTDVSSVSNQRVFYGFDEDVGEVYVFERTEGGQGIIDLVYDEIEKDPGSVLDSMNRLLYNEQVINERLWANREFVDKVPDDVLDEAAVRPLVREYTGVRFEEVLDRITAEVVSTIDRAQQFAADESIETDESYTLKHVVAESQVKGDGFPRSTVGDADIDVSGIDRVKTAFYSPDIDGCVENLQVMECIAAGEQSDTLSYVVLEALREHLTETVPANTAATEMFDRELPPGGELDGTSVFLDF, encoded by the coding sequence ATGCAATACATAGACTCGAATACGAACCTGGGTCGAATCCCGGACGACGTCGGCCCACTCCTGCAGGCGATGCTCGCGAACAAGCAGATACGGAACGCGAGCCACGACGACGCCGAGCACGTCACGGAAGCCGTCAAATACGAGCGGGAGCGTCAGGCTCGACGCCTGACGAGTCCATACACGGGCGACGACGAGTTCGTCGAGTCCATCATTGACATCTTCGGGTTCGACCCGCTAGACTTCCAGGTCGACAGCTGGCAGACCGTCGACAAGCTCGCTCGCGAGTGTCGGACGGAGAACCAGACAAAGGCCGGTATCTTCTCCGCGCCGACCGGGTTCGGAAAGACAGAGGCGTTCCTCGGACCGCTATATCAACTCATCCGCGAGGACCGCCAGGACGCCATCGCAATCGTCTATCCGAGTCGTGCACTCCTCCAGGACCAGCTCGGGCGCATCCTCGAACACCTCCACGGACTGAAGACCGAACACGACGACCAGCTCTCCGTCGGCTGTTACGTCGGCGGGATGCCGTGGAAGCGCTCGGACGTGGGCCAGAAGGGGTTCTTCGAGCAGACCGACGGTCGCCCGCGGTTCAACCTCTCGAACTGCTGGTGTAGCGAGGGCGAGGACTCGCACGCATTCGAACTACACGGGACGAGTAAGTCGTACGTCCTCCAGTGCGAGCACGACGAGTCGCACCGATTCACCGATCAGGAGGTCATCCTCGCTCGCTCGGACCTGGTGTTCGAATCCCAGCCCGACATCGTGCTGACCACGCTCGAATCGCTCGAGAACTTCGCGCACAAACCCCACTATCCCCTCATCGATCAGTTCGGCACAATCGTCCTCGACGAAGTCCACCTCTACACAGGTCTGCGTGGTGCGCACGCGGCGAAGATCATCGAGAACGTCAACTCGATCTCTGAGGACCCGTTGCTCTGGCTGGGGTCAAGTGCGACGATCGACGACCCAGCACGGTTCGGACGGCAAATCTTTGGTCTTTCATCCCAGAACATTTCGACCACAGAACCGCCAACATCAGATTTTGACGAGAGCCACAACGACCACGAGCACTACTACTTCATGCTCGCTCCGGAAGACGGGCCTGGCGTCACGTCAATGTCAATCCAGCAGTCGATGCTGCTCGGCCACACGATGCTCCAAGACGAGGACGGCACGAGGAGCAAACAACTCTCATTCATCGACAGCATCTCCCAAATCAACCAGCAGCACGTCCAGCTCCAGGACGCGGACGGTGCCAATCGACTCTGGGAGTACCACCGGAACGACGAGTTTGACGAGGACTGGGACGGCGTTGCGAACGCGATGGGGCAGCGGTTCATCGACGAGCCACTGGATTTCACACCCGTCTACTCGGAGATGGGATTCGACAAGGAAACTGCGTCGAGGAGCGACATCCTCCTCTCGACGAACTTCCTCGAGGTCGGGATCGACGTTGGCGAAATCAAAATTGTCACCCAGCATCGCACGCCATGGGACCTCTCCTCGTTCCTCCAGCGTGCTGGCCGTGCTGCCCGGAAACCGGGGATGGACTCCCATATTGCGGTCTACCTGTCGAGCCTCACGGGCGACGCGAATATGTTCTATCGAGCGGACCGCTTCCTCGGGTCGGATATTCGGACGCCGCTGAATCCGAACAATCGCGTCGTTGAATGGATGCACTCGCGGTTCCACAGGTACTACAAGCGGGTTTCGGACATCAACGATCGCAAGTTCCGTTCAGAACTCGAGAAGCACGCGACATTCCTCGAGGAGTACCTTGTCGACGAACTGGGATACAACGAGTATTACCGACTGTTGATCAAACCCCAGGAATTCTTCGAGGACTGGTTTGGCATCGAAGTGACCGCTGACCGCGTCCTCTCAACGCAGGTGCTCGAGGACCTCCAAACAAGTTTAGAGGCGTACAAGACAGACGCAAACGAAGACGTCGGTGACATCGAGGCATACTTTGACATGGAGAACGGGGACGTCGTTCGGGGGCCGGACGCGATCGAAACCTTCGTCCTCGAAGTACAGTCGCAAACGTTCCGCGTTATCAATACGTTCTCAGGACAAGTCTCAGGTTTCGAAAAGAAGCTTCAAAGGCACGACGTTACCGAACACAACACCCTCATCAGAGAACTAGAGACGGCGTTAACGGACGCGAAATCCCGGGCACAGACGGTTCCTGACAATCCAACAGATGCAGTCAGGCACTTTTCGGGACTGCTCGCGGAACTGTTCGGCCTAACAGGGACACTCATGCAGCTCCGGAATCACGTCAATAGAGTATCAGAAGAACCAGTCCCACAGGTCAATCAGGACCGGTTATCCTCACTGAAGCGGACCGTCGATCAGCTCGAGACGCTCTGCGAAGACGATCGTCTTGAGGAACATTATCGTGAGGAACAGCAGTTCCACTACCTCGAGACCGCCCTATCGAATGTCGGGTCGTACCTGAAAGGCGGTACGCCATTCAATTCGCTTTATAGGATCAAGGACCTGCTCCGTGGGGCCTACTATTTTGACTTGTTCCTACAGTCTGAGGGTAAACAGCTCGACGAGGAGGTATGGTTCGTCCCGCCGGACTATTACGGGGGTGCCGGTCAGTTCGTTGAGGTGTACCACGAGAACGCGATCCGTGATCGTCCCGAGGAGTCCATCGATCAGGTCGTAAGCACGTACGCACCGTATCGGTCAGAGTACCAGTCAGAGCCGCATATGATGCAGGCGTTCCTACCGAAGACAGAAGTCACCGAAGACGGTGTTGTGATGGACTATACTGGTGACGTTGTCGGCGAGGAACAGGACGGCGTCCTCGTCCCGGACACGCTCCAGCTATCTGAAATGCGGGACCTCTCCGGCGAGAAAGCACAAGAAATCGTCCAGTACTGCCCGGAATGCTTCCAGATCCTTCAAGGTGACATTGACGCTTGTCTGCGTCACGGCCACCGGGCGTATGGAAAGATACACTCCCAGCCGCATGTCGATACGACAGTGACAGAGCGCACACCCGTCGAATCGACTGGCGATCTGATGCTCGGTGATCTTCAGGCGCAAGTCTCTCTGGAGAGTGTGACGCTCGAGATAACGCCAGGGAAGTACTACGGCGAGAACATTGGCGTCTCGTTCGATTCGAACGCCGACCGGTTCACTCAGGAGCTAGAATCTCCCGACCCACCCCTTGGGTTTACGACGAGGACGCGCGGGCTCGTCTACGACCTCACCCCATTCATGAACGACCTCGATGACGCTGTCGAGGAGTACGCATCCCGATACAAGGACTTCGACGACCACAGTTTAGAGTTCGTCACGTACCATACTGCCGCGCACTTCTTCATGCAACTCGTCACTGACGTGAGCAGCGTCAGTAACCAACGAGTGTTCTACGGCTTCGATGAGGATGTCGGCGAAGTGTACGTGTTCGAACGAACCGAAGGCGGCCAAGGTATCATCGACCTGGTATACGACGAAATCGAAAAGGACCCAGGGAGCGTATTAGACTCGATGAATCGGCTGTTGTATAACGAACAGGTTATCAACGAGCGACTTTGGGCGAATCGAGAGTTCGTCGACAAGGTCCCCGATGATGTCCTCGACGAAGCGGCGGTCCGCCCGCTAGTTCGCGAGTACACCGGGGTCCGGTTCGAGGAGGTTCTAGATCGAATAACCGCTGAAGTCGTTTCAACCATTGATCGTGCGCAACAGTTCGCGGCCGACGAAAGCATCGAGACGGACGAGAGCTACACATTGAAGCACGTCGTCGCCGAGTCCCAAGTGAAAGGCGATGGGTTCCCACGGTCAACAGTTGGAGATGCTGATATCGATGTCTCAGGAATCGATCGGGTAAAGACAGCGTTTTATTCGCCGGACATTGACGGCTGCGTCGAGAACCTCCAAGTTATGGAGTGTATCGCAGCAGGCGAGCAGAGCGATACCCTGAGTTACGTGGTGCTCGAGGCGCTTCGAGAACACCTGACCGAGACGGTTCCGGCGAACACCGCGGCGACAGAGATGTTCGACCGAGAACTACCCCCAGGAGGTGAGTTAGATGGTACGAGCGTTTTCCTTGACTTCTGA
- a CDS encoding phospholipase D-like domain-containing protein — protein MVRAFSLTSDSLSYFIGWTLVHADRAVIVSPWLSDVELRFPVNEHLDSRQTNLLEAIETLPDTDVTFIVRTGESHNDFVQNRLPEDVSMLTVDDLHAKVVVCDEYAYLGSANITHGGLTLNREICEVIENEYGDTDTYLNEELDIRL, from the coding sequence ATGGTACGAGCGTTTTCCTTGACTTCTGACAGCCTGAGCTACTTCATCGGCTGGACGCTTGTCCACGCAGATCGTGCAGTCATTGTCTCTCCCTGGTTGAGCGACGTTGAACTACGGTTCCCAGTGAATGAACACCTTGACAGCCGCCAAACGAACCTACTGGAGGCAATCGAAACGCTCCCCGACACTGACGTGACGTTCATTGTTCGCACGGGCGAGTCCCACAACGACTTCGTTCAAAACCGGCTCCCGGAAGACGTTTCGATGTTGACCGTCGACGACTTGCACGCCAAGGTGGTCGTCTGCGACGAGTACGCGTACCTTGGCTCCGCGAATATCACGCACGGCGGCCTCACGCTCAACCGCGAAATCTGCGAAGTCATCGAGAACGAATACGGTGATACCGACACGTACCTGAACGAAGAGCTCGACATCCGACTATAG
- a CDS encoding vWA domain-containing protein: MKTHVTFVLDSSGSMSKIEDDTTGGFNSFLTDQRDGVGTATVSLYEFDSAVELVYEGRPVSAAPELSSENYSPGGQTALHDAIVTAITGTEDVIGSMSPTSIPDAVVVVVLTDGKENASETPQQRVREVVERKQKDDWEFLFVGANQDAALTASSMGMDKDRSLNMSHSGDGARAAYESTSNQISEARSEGTTSGYHDSDRRRQDDADDS; this comes from the coding sequence ATGAAGACTCACGTGACCTTTGTTCTCGATTCGTCGGGGTCGATGTCCAAGATCGAGGACGATACGACGGGTGGATTCAATTCGTTCCTCACAGATCAACGCGATGGCGTTGGAACAGCAACGGTCTCGCTCTACGAGTTTGACTCTGCTGTCGAACTCGTCTACGAGGGTCGACCGGTTTCCGCTGCACCCGAACTCTCAAGTGAGAACTACTCTCCGGGTGGGCAGACAGCACTCCACGACGCCATCGTTACCGCCATTACTGGTACCGAGGACGTCATCGGGTCGATGTCGCCGACATCAATACCTGACGCCGTTGTCGTCGTCGTGCTCACGGATGGCAAAGAGAATGCATCCGAGACACCCCAACAGCGGGTTCGCGAAGTCGTCGAACGCAAGCAGAAGGATGACTGGGAGTTCCTGTTCGTCGGAGCCAATCAAGACGCAGCACTCACCGCCAGCAGCATGGGGATGGATAAAGACCGGTCGTTGAATATGTCTCACAGCGGAGACGGCGCTCGTGCAGCCTACGAATCAACCTCGAACCAGATCAGCGAAGCCCGCTCCGAAGGCACAACTAGCGGCTACCACGATTCAGATAGACGTCGGCAAGATGACGCCGACGACAGCTAA
- a CDS encoding type II toxin-antitoxin system VapC family toxin — MTRDRSLEEVFVDTCVLLNFVQQEWERPHSKALVESNKIELVVSDAVMGELTNVSERRADIYEDLIDFLLTTEDAAIQEYDPEDRHIYVGGNDAGHIRDIQMELASLDDTAEVLRRLRRYLRAVDRRFEFLESKLNGHVVVPSGSLTLEFAVQRVVPNQDDARIVTDAAGWTADGGSGYLVTLDSEHLLGLNAEVAAVLREKAGDDWVITICSPETILERTPSEAN, encoded by the coding sequence ATGACGCGGGACCGCTCACTCGAGGAGGTGTTCGTGGATACGTGCGTCCTCCTCAACTTCGTACAGCAGGAGTGGGAACGTCCGCACTCGAAAGCACTCGTCGAATCCAATAAAATCGAACTCGTCGTGAGCGACGCGGTCATGGGGGAACTGACAAACGTTTCCGAACGCCGAGCTGATATCTACGAGGACCTTATAGATTTTCTTCTAACTACCGAGGACGCAGCCATCCAAGAGTACGACCCCGAAGACCGACATATATACGTTGGCGGGAACGACGCCGGCCACATTCGAGACATCCAGATGGAATTAGCGTCGCTCGACGACACTGCAGAGGTCCTCCGCCGATTACGACGCTATCTTCGTGCAGTGGACCGACGCTTCGAGTTCCTCGAGTCGAAGTTGAACGGACACGTCGTCGTTCCGAGTGGCTCGCTCACCTTGGAGTTCGCGGTGCAACGGGTAGTCCCCAATCAGGACGATGCTCGAATTGTTACTGACGCAGCCGGCTGGACGGCCGACGGTGGCTCTGGGTATCTGGTCACGCTCGATTCCGAGCATCTCCTTGGTCTTAACGCCGAAGTCGCTGCCGTTCTTCGCGAAAAGGCGGGCGATGACTGGGTTATCACCATTTGCTCACCCGAGACGATCCTTGAGAGAACGCCCTCTGAAGCGAACTAA
- a CDS encoding transcription initiation factor IIB family protein yields MVGEAGGSSRPRWAQYNRRLSHNESTLRHGLKEVRALAAALEATESMTEAAGVAFRRSADVGLLVGQSLESVAAASIYLVAREHGQPFPLAHVVSVSPVDRQAVKSAYSKLVREFDAAVAPPLPTAFIHRFASAVGVSQSVCRLATDIASTIVGDGVHVGQSPTGVAAAVIYGAARSCGEAVTQEDLADVAFVSVVTLSRQWQRVKTYFESSGQ; encoded by the coding sequence GTGGTTGGAGAAGCCGGAGGTAGTTCGAGACCCCGCTGGGCGCAGTACAATCGACGACTGTCTCACAACGAGTCGACACTACGGCACGGACTGAAGGAAGTTCGAGCGTTGGCTGCGGCACTGGAAGCCACGGAGTCCATGACTGAGGCAGCGGGTGTGGCGTTCCGACGGTCGGCGGACGTTGGGCTCTTGGTCGGACAGTCGCTGGAGTCTGTCGCAGCGGCTTCCATATACCTCGTGGCGCGGGAACACGGCCAACCGTTCCCGCTAGCACACGTCGTCTCAGTGTCACCGGTCGACAGACAGGCCGTCAAGTCCGCGTACAGTAAGCTCGTCCGGGAGTTCGACGCCGCGGTGGCACCACCGTTACCGACTGCATTCATTCACCGATTCGCCTCGGCCGTGGGCGTCTCACAGTCCGTCTGCCGACTGGCGACGGACATCGCCTCAACCATCGTTGGGGACGGTGTCCACGTCGGACAGAGTCCGACTGGCGTGGCGGCTGCAGTGATATACGGAGCAGCCCGGAGCTGTGGCGAGGCCGTGACCCAGGAGGACCTGGCTGACGTCGCATTTGTGAGCGTTGTTACACTATCGCGTCAGTGGCAACGCGTTAAGACGTACTTTGAATCCTCTGGTCAGTGA
- the queC gene encoding 7-cyano-7-deazaguanine synthase QueC has protein sequence MSEQRAVILASGGMDSATAAAVAQNRGYELYMLHTSYGQRTESKEYESAKAQAERFDAADFLHLTTDHLSKIGDSSLTDDEMEVEDADLDSDEIPGSYVPFRNANLLSMATSYAEANDCDAVFIGAHSEDFSGYPDCRPAFFDAFQTIVDVGTKPETEIDIEAPFVEWSKTDIAERGIELEVPYNVTWSCYRDEAPACGTCDACAFRLQAFQNLDERDPIQYTERPEYTN, from the coding sequence ATGAGCGAGCAGCGCGCTGTCATTCTGGCCTCCGGTGGCATGGATAGCGCGACGGCTGCCGCGGTCGCACAGAATCGCGGCTACGAACTCTACATGCTCCATACCTCGTACGGACAACGCACGGAGTCCAAGGAGTACGAGTCGGCGAAGGCCCAAGCAGAACGATTCGATGCAGCCGACTTCCTCCACCTCACGACGGACCACCTCTCGAAGATCGGTGACTCGAGTCTCACTGATGACGAGATGGAGGTCGAAGACGCCGACCTCGACAGCGACGAAATCCCCGGTTCGTACGTTCCGTTCCGGAACGCGAACCTCCTCTCGATGGCAACCTCGTACGCCGAGGCGAACGACTGCGATGCCGTCTTCATCGGTGCGCATTCGGAGGACTTCTCCGGGTATCCCGACTGCCGACCGGCGTTCTTCGACGCCTTCCAGACCATCGTCGACGTTGGGACGAAACCGGAAACCGAGATTGATATCGAAGCGCCGTTCGTCGAGTGGTCGAAGACCGACATCGCAGAGCGTGGGATCGAACTCGAAGTGCCGTACAACGTGACCTGGAGCTGCTATCGCGACGAAGCACCTGCCTGTGGGACCTGCGACGCCTGTGCGTTCAGACTCCAGGCGTTCCAGAATCTGGATGAGCGTGATCCGATCCAATATACCGAGCGCCCAGAATACACCAACTAA
- the folE gene encoding GTP cyclohydrolase I — protein MTRNHSQFGTTTDETDGIDHEKAQRGVRLLLEAVGEDPDRAGLTDTWQRRVPETFATLTDGNRDVAKPTMRTFEAETDDLVVKTGIPVYSLCEHHLLPFFGTVHLAYRPDGSVVGLSKLTRYVRWCSRQLTMQERLTNDIASGLADELDAETVLIEMNATHLCEVMRGIETESTTTTRATIGSPTDTELERFRSGIEQTEAGR, from the coding sequence ATGACTCGGAACCACTCTCAGTTTGGGACGACGACGGACGAGACGGACGGAATCGATCACGAGAAGGCACAACGTGGTGTCAGACTGTTGCTCGAAGCTGTTGGTGAGGACCCGGATCGAGCTGGCCTCACCGACACGTGGCAGCGCCGCGTTCCGGAGACCTTCGCGACGTTGACCGACGGCAACAGGGACGTTGCGAAACCGACGATGCGGACCTTCGAGGCGGAGACCGACGACCTGGTCGTGAAGACCGGGATTCCCGTCTACTCGCTCTGTGAGCACCACCTGCTCCCGTTCTTCGGCACCGTACACCTCGCCTACCGACCGGATGGGTCGGTCGTCGGACTGTCGAAGCTCACACGCTACGTCCGCTGGTGCTCGCGCCAGTTGACGATGCAGGAACGGCTTACAAATGACATCGCGTCGGGACTCGCGGACGAACTCGATGCGGAGACGGTACTCATAGAGATGAACGCTACGCACCTCTGTGAAGTGATGCGAGGTATCGAGACAGAAAGCACGACCACGACCAGAGCGACCATCGGATCGCCGACCGACACGGAACTCGAGCGGTTTCGCTCCGGCATCGAACAGACGGAGGCGGGACGATGA